A window of Streptomyces sp. NBC_01241 genomic DNA:
TCATGCCGCCGCCTCCGAGCACCGGTCCTGGAGGTGGAGGCGCCCGTCCTCCAGGACCCACAGCTGGTCCAGGCGCTCGATGTCGTACGCCAGGTGCGAGACGACCAGCACCGAGCGTCCGGCGTCGCGCAGCCTTGTCGCCAGCTCCCAGAAGCGCAGGTACGTCTCCCAGTCGAAGCCCTGGTAGGGCTCGTCAAGCAGCAGTACGTCCGGGTCGTGCATGAGCGCGAGGGTCAGGTTCAGCTTCTGCCGTGAGCCGCCGCTGAGCAGACCCGCGCGCTGGTCGAGGTACTCGGTGAAGGCCAGGGTCTCCATCACTTCCTCGGCTCGCCGCAGGTCCGCCAGCCCGAAGGCGTGCCGGAAGAAGTCCAGGTGCTGGCGGACGGTGAAGGAGTCGTCCAGGACCACGGACTGCGGGCAGTAGCCGAACCTGCCGCCGTGGTGCACCGAGCCCCGGTCCGGCCGGAGTTCACCGGCGAGGATCCTCAGCAACGTCGTCTTGCCGGCGCCGTTCTCCCCGACGATCCCGGCGAGGACCCCGGGCCGCAACCGGAGGTCGACGCCCCGTAGAACGGCGTGCTGCCGGTAGGAGTGGTGCACCTCTGTGACGTCCATCGCGCTGCTCCGTCGTGCCAGGTCTTCCGGATTGCCACGGAAGCGGTACGCGTCTTCCGATGGGCGGCGGAACCGGTCCGCCCGTGCCCAACGAGCAGGCAGCGCAACGGAAACGGCGCCAGGAGCGGTTCCGTTCCACGGCGTCAATCCGGCGCACACCGCGTCACACGTGCGGCGCCTTTGCCGACGGAAACAGGTTTCGAGGCGACCGGGGCGGCTAGTGCCGCGACCGGCAATGTTTGCCCGGAAGGAGCGTCGTTCAGTGCGTGCGATCGCAAGGCGGCCGGAAGTCCTTGGATGGGGTCTCCCCTGCTCGAACGAAGTTGAGAGCTTGGGGAAGGAGCTACCAGGGCTTTTGGCCAACGCGGAAGGGGGTCCCCCCTGGCCCTCAAGGCCTTGGGGGAGTGCGTGCTGGGCGGCGCGACGGGGCAAAGCTTGCCGGGAGGGGCACTAGCGGCTGCCTTGTGAGGAGCCCCTTCCTCTGCGCCGTCTCGCCTCATTCTCACGTCAGTTGGAGCCCGGACGCGTCGAGCGGAGGGTGTACACCTCCCGCCCTCTCATGCGGCCCGCGCCGCGTCCGGTGAGCCTCGGCACGCCACGCCTCCCTCACCGGCACCTACTTCCCCGCGGCCGTGCCACAGCCGGCCCTCGGTGAGGCACGGTTGGACGGCGCGCTCGGGCTGGGCGCTCCCCTGCCCGGTCAGCTCTGCCATCTGACGCTGCTCAGGTACCGGGCCGAGTGCACGCTCTCCGTCGTCCACGACACGGCCTTCGCCCACGGCGCGGACCTCCCGGGGCTGTGGCTGACGGCCCCGGCAGAACTCGCAGCGGTGGTCTGACACAGACTGCTCGGCCCGGGACCGCACCCGAACGATCGGTACGGCCCCCGGCGCCTCCGCGTTCACACCGGCGCAGAGGTTCCCTCCAGTTCACCCACGGCCTGCTCCCACAGTTCCGGAAGCAGTTCCCCGAGCGGAAGGGCGCGGTCAGCAACGAAGGACGACTCGGTCCAGTTGCCGAAGAACGACAGGCCCACTCCGAAGAGGTGCCCGGGCACGAGCAGGGGGAGCAGGGCGACGCCCGTCACCCGGCTCTCCCCCAGACTTCCCTTGTCGGCGACCGGCATGGACGTGGCCATGACGTCGGTGACGCGTGGGGAGAGCATCCTTCGCAGGTACCACTCGGTCGGGCGGTCCGGCATGTAGTGGACCATGTCCTGAATGGCCTGCCGCCAGGTCTCGCCCCGCAGTCTCCGGGTCGTGGCCATGATGTGTTCCAGTCGCCGCAGGGGCGAGTCGCCGTCCCGGGATCCAATCCCGCGTTCCGGGGCGGTCCGCACGGGCAGCTCCAGCGGCAGGGCGAAACAGCGGTTGCCCCAGGTCTGTTCCTCGTCCGGGCGGCGTGCGTCAACGGGCAACAACGCCGTCACCCGAGGAAGCGGTACGCCGGACCGGGCCGACCAGGCCGACAACGCCCCGGCGAGCGCGGCCAGATGGACGTCGTGGGCCGATCCGCCATGTGCCGCAGCGATCCGGCGGAGGGTGTCCGCCGGCACACGGCCCCGCCACAGCCGCCGCTCTCCCGTGGGGACGAAGGGGACGGCCGGACGGTGGCCGCGAACGGCGAGGGAGCCGGCCAGGAACATCGTGGTCAGCCCGACTGCGGTGCCCACCCGTCGGGGCAGACCGGCCAGGCGGCCCTTCCTCGGCACCGGGCGGGCCGAGGGCTCCCCCTCGCCCAGCATGGCCCGGAAAGTCATCGCGGCGGCCGAACCGTCCTGGCAGGCGTGGTGGAAGCGGTAGCACACGGCGTACTCGTCGGGCACATGGCCGTGGACCAGCCAGATCCCCCAGTAGGTGCCGGGCGCGAACGGCGCGTCGAGCGCGGTGTGCAGGGCGGCGTCCCACCCTGCGGGGCCCTCTGCGACCGCCTCGTGGACGTGCCGGTCGACGGTGAAGTCCGCGTCCGGCCGCCACCGGGGGCGCCGTGAGCCGCCCTCGACCCGGCTCTTGAGCAGCGGCAGCCGGCCCAGGCGTGAGCCCACGTACGCGCGGAAGTCCGTCAGGCTCGGGGGCGGACCGCTCAGGTACGCGACACCGCCTGCGTCCCAGCGGACGTCGGGGTGGCGACGCTCCATGCCGAGGAAGGCGCGGTCGACCGAGTGGGCGGGGTGGCTGGGGAGGGGAACGGACCGGGCTGACGGATCGGACACGGGCATCGGGGAACTCCAGTTCGTGCCAAGAGACAGACAGGCGGGGCGAGGCCGGGCGCTCGGCCACCCCGACCGACCGGGACGGACCATGGCTCGGAAGGGCCGCCGCCCCGCGCCTGTCCGCAGCGACGCCGAACGCGTCTCCTCGGCCTGAATAAGTACGGTTTATATCCGGCAGCGGTGAACGGCCGTACTCGCCCGCACCCCCCGAAGTACGCGCTCCCCGACCGCCCCGCCGGGCTCGACGCCCGTCACCGCACGCCTGCGGCGACACGGAGCCGCCCGGGACCGCCTGCCGGCCTCCGCCCGCGAGATCACCCGAAAGGGGGACGGTCCTCCGGGTGGCCCGCTCGGTCCCGGCTGCTTCCGTTGCGTCCGTGCGGCCGGGCACCCCGGCTCGCGACGGGAGCTACGACGAGCCGTCCGGGACACACACGGACCGTGGCGTGGGTACTTCATTCGGGTGAGCCGACCGGATCGGGTGCTCCATCACCGTCCGCCGTCTGACACTGTGTGCCGAGCGCCAGTGGTCATCAAGCCTGTGAGAGGCCCGAGCAGCCCCGGGCGGGGCCGGACGAACCGGGGGACCGGCGGACGCCCGTTGCACCGGGTCGGCCGGACGAGTTCAGGCCGCGCACGCCACGACCGCCGGTCTCATGCCGCGCCGTGGGACGCCGGATACATCTCGCCTCCCCTGCCGCCGCAACGGCCCCGGCGTTCACCGCCCCCGCACGCGGCAGTGGTCCTGTCCCCTTCGGAGCCCTTGGAGCCAAGGTCATGCACGTCGCCCTCACCGGCGCCACCGGATTCCTCGGACTGCGCCTGCTGCGCCGTCTGCTCGACACGCACCGGTCGGTGACGGTCCTGGTCCACGCGGGGTCGGGTGACGCGCTGCACCGCATCACCCGGTTCTTCGCACGGACCGGCGTGCCCGAGCCGTTCATCGCCGAACTCCCCGACCGGCTGCGGGTCGTGGAGACCGAGTTGGAGCAACCCGGGCTGGGGCTGTCCAGGCGCGCGTTCCAGGAGTTGGCCGACGGTCTCGGCGCGATCTGGCACAGCGCGGGCAGCATCAATCTGGAGGGGGACCTTCCCGAGCTGCGCCGCATCAACGTCGAAGGAACCCGGCATGTACTGGAGTTGGCCACCGCCGGACGCGAGAGACCCGTGGTCCACCACGTGAGTACCGCTTTCGTCGCCGGAAGCCGGCGTGAGGGGGTGGCGTACGAGGACGAGCTGGACGACGCGTACGGCTTCGAGAACGCCTACGAACGCTCCAAGTACGAGGCGGAGGTGTTGATCCACGCGTGGTCGCGGGAGCACCGCCGCCCGGTCGTGGTGCTGCGGCCGAGCATCCTCGTCACGGACCTGCCGCCGCACCCGGAACTGCCCTCGCATCCGCTTCAGGTCATCGAGCGGATCCTGCGCGACGCGCGACGCACCGCCGGCCCCGGAAGCCCGGGCCACGGCGGCGACGGACCCGACGACCCCCACGGCACCGACCCGGGCGGCCGTCCCCGCGTCCGGTTGGTGGGTCATCCGCACGGCCGGCTGAACCTGATGCCGGTGGAGCACGCGGCCGAGGTCATGGTGCGGCTGGCCGGCCGGACGCCCTCGGGCGGAGTCGACACGTACCACGTCGTCCACGACCGCGACGTGCCCGTGCTGACGATCGCAACCCTGCTGGAACGGCTGGTCGAGTTGTCGATCGACCTGGTCACCACGGAGCCGGACGACCCGTCGGCGCTGGAGGCCCTGGTGGACTTCTACCCGGGTCTGACGGCCTATCTGACCCACCGACGGCGCTTCGACGACACCCGGGTCCGGGCCCTGTTCGGGTCGTCGGCGGCCTCCGACCGAGTGGACCTCGACTACCTGTGGTCCGGCCTGGTCCCGAGGGACCGGGTTCCCACCGGGCCGTCGCCCACCGCCGCCTTCCCGTCCGCCCGCTACGCCTGACCCGCACACCTCCTCTCCCGCTGGAGCCCCTCCGTGTCCGTGCTCTCCGCTCCCGTCGCCCCCGTCGCGTCCCCGCCGGTCTTCTCCCCCGAGGAGATCGCCGCCCGGGCCCGACAGATCCGGGAACCCGTACACATCGTCAGCGGGCCGAGCGGCCGTGAACTGGGGCTCGCGGCTGGTCCCGTACCCGACGGCCGGGTGCTCGGGACGCTGCCGCCGCTGTACCCCGAGTGGCTCGGCGGGCGCACCTTCTGCGAGGCGCACGGTGTCCGTTTCCCTTATGTGGCGGGCGAGATGGCGAACGGCATCGCGACCACCCGGATGGTGTCCGCGATGGCCCGGGCGGAGATGCTGGGGTTCTTCGGCGCCGGCGGCCTGGCGTATGCCGATGTGGAGCGGGCCGTGCACGCGCTGGCCGGGGAGCTGCGGTCCCGTTCGAACTGGGGCGTGAACCTCATCCACTCACCGGCCGAACCCGCGCTGGAGTTCCGCGTCGCCGAGCTGCTGCTGCGCTGCGGTGTGCCCCGCATCTCGGCGTCGGCGTTCATGGAGCTCACACCGGCCGTCGTGCTGTGCTCGGCCCGGGGACTGCGCCGCGGCGCCGACGGCGGAATCGTCCGGCGCACGCGGATGCTCGCCAAGGTCTCCCGGCCCGAGGTGGCCGAGAGGTTCCTCTCGCCCGCCCCGGCCGCGCTGCTGGACCGGCTCGTCGTCCAGGGGAAGCTGACCCCGCAGGAGGCGGGCCTGGCGGCCCTGGTGCCGGTGGCCGAGGACATCACCGTGGAGGCCGACAGCGGAGGTCACACCGACAACCGGCCGTTGTCGGCCCTGCTGCCGAGGATCGCCCTGCTGCGCGACGCGCTGTGCCGGCGATTCGGCTACCGCCGGCCGGTCAGGATCGGCGCGGCCGGCGGGCTGGGCACGCCGGCCGCGGTGGCCGCAGCCTTCGCCCTCGGCGCGTCGTACGTGGTCGTCGGATCGGTCAACCAGACCGCGACCGAGGCGGGCCTGTCCGAAGAGGCCAAGTCGATGCTCTGCGAGGCGGATGTCGCCGATGTGGCCATGGCACCGGCGGCGGACATGTTCGAGCTGGGTGTCACGCTGCAAGTACTCTCCCGCGGGACGATGTTCGCCCAGCGGGCCGCCAGGCTCCACGCTGCCTACCGGGCGCACGGTTCGCTGGAGGAGATCCCACCCGCGGTGCGCGCCGCGATCGAACGGGACGTGCTGCGCGCCTCGTTCGACGAGGTCTGGCAGCACACGCGCGCGTTCTGGGAGCGGCGCGATCCCTCGGAGATCACGCGTGCGGAGGCCGATCCGAAGCACCGTATGGCGCTGGTCTTCCGCTGGTACCTGGGCAGTTCCAGTCGGTGGGCGATCACCGGCGAGGCGGCCCGGCGTACCGACTACCAGATCTGGTGCGGGCCTGCGACGGGCGCGTTCAACCGCTGGGTGGCGGGGACGTTCCTGGCCGAACCGGCGAACCGGTCCGTGGTGCAGATCGCGCTCAACCTTCTCGAAGGCGCCGCGGTGCTCACCCGCGCCCATCAACTGCGCACCTATGGAGTTCCATTGACGTCCGAGGCATTCACCTACACCCCGCGCGGGCTGGCATGAGCGGCTCCGGCGCCACGGAGGCGTCAGCAGCAGCCGTCCGGCCCAGAGGAGACAGCGTGTCCGCCCGCCCCCGTGGGCAAGTGCCCATCGCCGTGGTCGGTGTCGGCGCCCTGGTGCCCGGCGCGACGGACGCGGCAGGCTACTGGCGGATCCTGACCGGCGGCCGGGACCTGATCACCGAGGTGCCCGCCTCCCGCTGGCTGGTGGCGGACCACTACGACCCCGACCCGGCCGCACCCGACAAGACGTACGCCCGCCGCGGCGCCTTCCTGCCGGAGGTGGACTTCGACCCGTTGGCGTACGGTGTGCCGCCCGCCAACCTGTCGGCGACGGACACCTCCCAACTGCTCGCCCTGATGGTCGCCGATCAAGTGCTGACCGACGCCGGCGGTCTGTCGGGCATGGACCGGGACCGGGTCGGCGTCGTCCTCGGGACGGCCTCCCTGGAGCTGCTCCCCCACATGTACGGGCGCGCACATCGCCCGGTGTGGCTGAAGGCGCTGCGGGAGAGCGGTCTCGCCGAGGCCGAGGCGCAGGCCGTGTGCAACCGCATCTCGGCGCACTTCAGCCCGTGGCAGGAGTCGACCTTCCCCGGCCTGCTCGGCAATGTCGTCGCGGGCCGGATCGCCAACCGGTTCGACCTGCACGGCACCAACCACACCACCGACGCCGCCTGTGCCAGCTCCCTGGCGGCACTGTCCACGGCGGTCGGTGAGCTGACGCTCGGGCGGACCGACCTGGTGATCAGCGGCGGTGTGGACACCGGGAACGACATCGGCATGTTCCTGTGCTTCTCCAAGACGCCCGCGCTCTCCCGCACCGGTGACTGCCGTCCGTTCTCGGATGCGGCGGACGGCACCATGCTCGGCGAAGCAGTCGTCATGTACGCACTGAAGCGGCTGTCCGACGCGGAGCGGGACGGCGACCGCATCCACGCGGTGATCCGGGGCATCGGCACCTCGTCCGACGGCAGGAGTACGGCGATCTACGCGCCGCTTCCCGAGGGTCAGGCACGGGCTCTGCGACGCGCCTACGAGGAGGCGGGCTACGGTCCGCAGACCGTGGAGCTGGTCGAGGCCCACGGGACCGGCACGAAGGCCGGGGACACCGCCGAACTGACGGCGCTGCGAGAGGTGTTCCAGGCGTCGGGACGTGCGGACGGGCAGTGGTGCGCAATCGGCTCGGTCAAGTCGCAGATCGGCCACACCAAGTGCGCGGCGGGCGCGGCGGGGCTGCTCAAGGCGGTCATGGCCCTGCACCACAAGGTGCTGCCGCCGACCATCAAGGTCGACCGGCCGATGCCGGCGGCCGCCGCCCCGGGCGGCCCGTTCTACGTCAACACCGAGGCCCGGCCGTGGGTGCGGTCCGCCGGCCATCCGCGCCGGGCGTCGGTGTCGAGCTTCGGCTTCGGGGGCAGCAACTTCCACGTCACGCTGGAGGAGTACGTGCCCTCGGGCACCCTGGCCCGGGTGCCGCCGCGCCATCGCTCCGCACCGAGCGAACTCGTCCTGTTCAGCGGCGCGTCGCCGTCCGACCTGGTGCCGCCGGAATCGTACGGCGACCGTTCGCTGGCCGCGCTCGCCCGGGAGAGCCACAGCGCGTTCTCGCCCACCGATCCGGTGCGGCTGGCCGTCGTCGCCACGGACACCGAGGATCTCAGGGAGAAGTACGCGCAGGCGCTCACGCTGATCCGGCAACGGCCCGGCACGGCGTTCTCGACACCGAACGGTGTCCGGTACGCCTTCGGAGATCCCGTGCCCGGCCGTCTCGCGTTCCTGTTTCCGGGGCAGGGATCCCAGTACGTCGGGATGGGCGCCGGCCTCGCGATGCTGTCACCGGCCGCCCAGGCCGTGTGGGACCGGCTGGGCGGCACCAGGTTCGACGGGCGGCCCCTGCACCGGTTGGTGTTCCCGCCGCCCGCCTTCGCCGACGAGGAACGCGCGGCCCAGGCTGCGCGTCTGGCCGCCACCGAGTGGGCGCAGCCCGCGCTCGCGGTGCACTCGCTCGCCTTGCTGGCCGTACTGCGGGGTCTGGGCCTGCAACCAGACTGCGTGGCGGGCCACAGTTTCGGCGAGCTGGTGGCGCTGCACTGCGCGGGCGCCCTGGACGCCGATGCGCTGGTCGGTCTGGCCCGCAGGCGCGGTGAGCTGATGCGGGACGCGGCCGGCGTTCCGGGCGCGATGCTGGCCGTGGCGGCGGATCGCGAGCACGTGATGGCGGTGCTGGCCGGTGACGAGTTCGGCGACATCTGGCCGGCCAACCTCAACTCCCCGCTTCAGGTAGTGCTTTCGGGCACGGAGGAGGCCGTCGCGCGCGCCGAGAAGGCGTTCGCGGTCGAGGGTGTCGGCACACGCCGGCTGACCACTTCGACCGCTTTCCACAGCCCGCTGGTCGCCCCGGCCGGTGAGCCGCTCGCCGCGTTCCTGCGCACGGTCCCGCTCATGAAGCCGCGGATCGAGGTGTACGGCAACGCGGACGCGGAACCGTACCCGTCGTCGCCCGACGGGGTACGCCGCCGGATCGCCGACCACCTGGCCTCACCCGTGCTCTTCCAGGACCAGATCGAGGCGATGTACGCGGCAGGGGTGCGGACCTTCGTGGAGGTCGGCGCGGGCACCGTGCTGACCGGCCTGGTCGGACAGATCCTGGGTGACCGCGAGCACGCGGCCGTCCCCCTGGACCGGGCGGACCGGTCCGGGGCCGGCACCCTGCACACCGCGCTCGGTGAACTTGCCGTACGCGGTATCCCTGTCGACTTCGACCCCCTCTGGGCGCCGTACGCCTCGCCCGGAACCTCAGTGAAGGAGCGCAAGCCCCGGATGACCGTGCAGATCAGCGGAGCCAACTACGGTCAGCTCTACCCGCCCCGCACCGAAGCCGCCGAACCGCAGCCGGCCGTGCCCGCGCCGGAACGCAGGCCGGAACGCCACCCGCATCCCGCCCCCTCGTCCGACATCCTGGCGGTTCCCATGTCCGCGTACGCACCCGCTCCCGCCCGCACTCCGGAGCCGTCGGTCTACGGGACGGCGCCCGCCCAGGAACCGGAGCCCGCGTACGGAGCCGAGCCGCCGCACGGCCCCGCGCCCGTCCACGACCCCGTGTCCGCGTACGGGGCCGAGCCCGATGCCGCCCTCGGCCCCGAGTGGTACGCCGCGGTGGAGAGCGTCCAGCGGCAGACGGCACAGGCCCACGCGGCCTGCCAACGCATGCTGACCGACAGCCATATGGCTTTTCTGCGGATGACCGAGACCACCCTGGCCGCGATGCTCGGGGCACAGGGCGTCGGCGCCGTGCCCGACGCCCCGGCTCCCCCGGCACCGCTGCCGCTCCCCCGTCCTTCGGCACCCCGGCTGGCCTCGGCACCTGCGACACCGCTTCCGACAGCGGTCGGCGTTCCCGGGACCGTGCCCGCATGCGTACCCGCCGGGCCCGCCTTCGTACCCGCCGGGCCCGGCGAGGTGCCGTCGCCCGCACCGGTCGCCGCCGAGGAACGGGCCCCGGCCGCCGTCCCGGTGGACTCCTCGGCGCCGGCCGCCGATGCCGCGCCTCTGTCGGCACCGGAACTGGAGGAACTACTGCTCTCGGTGGTGGCCCGGCTCACCGGCTACCCGACGGAGATGCTCAACGTGGACATGGAGTTGGAGGCGGATCTGGGAGTCGACTCGATCAAGCGCGTCGAGATCCTGTCGGCCGTACGCCAGAGGGTGGGCGATGTGGCGACGGGAGACATCGGACAGCTCGGCAGGCTCCGCACGCTGCGCGAGATCGTCGAAGCACTCACCGCGGCCGGCCGGACGCCGGGGGCCCCGGCGCCGGACTCTCCGGCCGTGACCGGACCCCGCGCCGTCCCGAAGATCCCCGCCATGCGCACTGGGTCCGGGTCCGGGCAAGAGACAGCGCTGACGAGACTGGTGCAGCGCGCGGTGGAGTCACCGGCGTCCGGCCTGGCGACGGCGGGGCTCCTGGACGGGCCGCTCGTGGTGGCGGGCGGGGGCGCCGACGGCGACGCGATCACCGCCCTCGTCGCGCGGAAACTGGCGGAGCACGGCGTGGGCGCCACCGCTGTGGCGGAGGTGCCCGAGGACGCGCGCGGAGTCGTACACCTCGGCGGGCTGACCGGGGGCAGCACGCCGGACGATGCACGAGAGGTCCACCGGTCGGTGTTCCGCGCGGCGCGCGCGGTGGCGGCACAGGCCGCCGAACGGGGCGGACTGTTCGTGACCGTGCAGGACACCGGAGGCGACTTCGGGCTCGACGGCCACGCACCCGACCGTGCGTGGCTGGGCGGCGTCGCCGGTCTCACCAGGACCGTGGCGAAGGAGTGGCCGGGTGTCTCGGTCAAGGCCGTCGACTGCGAGCGGGGCGGTCGGAGCGACGAGGAGGTCGCCGAGGCGATCGTGCGGGAACTGCTGGAAGGCGGCCCTGACCCCGAGGCAGGTCTCCGCGCGGACGGCACACGCACCACCCTGCGGACGGTACCCGCGCCGGTGATGCCCGGCAGCACCCGACGGATCACCTCGGAGTCGGTGATCGTGGCCACCGGAGGCGCGCGCGGGGTGACCTCCGCCGCGCTGCTGGACCTGGCCAGGACCCACCGTCCGCGGATCGTGCTGCTCGGCAGGACGGCACCGGCCCCTGAGCCCGCAGGGCTCGCGTCGGCCGCCGACGAACCGGCGCTCACCCGTCTGCTCGCCGAGCGTTCGACCGAGGGCGCGGAGAACTCCTCGCCCGCCCGGATCGCGGCGCGGGCCCGGGAGATCCTGGCCGCGCGCGAGGTGCGGGCAACGCTGGCGGCCCTGGAGGCGGCGGGATCCCCCGTCCGGTACGTCCAGGTGGACGTTCGCGACGGCGACGCCGTCGCCGCCGCACTGCGCGACGTACGTGACGCGTGGGGGCCGGTCACCGGCATCGTGCACGGTGCGGGAGTACTGGCCGACAAGCGGATCACCGACAAGACGGACGAGCAGGTCGAGCAGGTGATGTCCACCAAGGTGGACGGTCTGCGCGCGCTGCTCGCCGCAACGGCGGACGATCCGCTGGACGTGATCTGTC
This region includes:
- a CDS encoding ABC transporter ATP-binding protein encodes the protein MDVTEVHHSYRQHAVLRGVDLRLRPGVLAGIVGENGAGKTTLLRILAGELRPDRGSVHHGGRFGYCPQSVVLDDSFTVRQHLDFFRHAFGLADLRRAEEVMETLAFTEYLDQRAGLLSGGSRQKLNLTLALMHDPDVLLLDEPYQGFDWETYLRFWELATRLRDAGRSVLVVSHLAYDIERLDQLWVLEDGRLHLQDRCSEAAA
- a CDS encoding wax ester/triacylglycerol synthase domain-containing protein; translated protein: MPVSDPSARSVPLPSHPAHSVDRAFLGMERRHPDVRWDAGGVAYLSGPPPSLTDFRAYVGSRLGRLPLLKSRVEGGSRRPRWRPDADFTVDRHVHEAVAEGPAGWDAALHTALDAPFAPGTYWGIWLVHGHVPDEYAVCYRFHHACQDGSAAAMTFRAMLGEGEPSARPVPRKGRLAGLPRRVGTAVGLTTMFLAGSLAVRGHRPAVPFVPTGERRLWRGRVPADTLRRIAAAHGGSAHDVHLAALAGALSAWSARSGVPLPRVTALLPVDARRPDEEQTWGNRCFALPLELPVRTAPERGIGSRDGDSPLRRLEHIMATTRRLRGETWRQAIQDMVHYMPDRPTEWYLRRMLSPRVTDVMATSMPVADKGSLGESRVTGVALLPLLVPGHLFGVGLSFFGNWTESSFVADRALPLGELLPELWEQAVGELEGTSAPV
- a CDS encoding SDR family oxidoreductase; translation: MHVALTGATGFLGLRLLRRLLDTHRSVTVLVHAGSGDALHRITRFFARTGVPEPFIAELPDRLRVVETELEQPGLGLSRRAFQELADGLGAIWHSAGSINLEGDLPELRRINVEGTRHVLELATAGRERPVVHHVSTAFVAGSRREGVAYEDELDDAYGFENAYERSKYEAEVLIHAWSREHRRPVVVLRPSILVTDLPPHPELPSHPLQVIERILRDARRTAGPGSPGHGGDGPDDPHGTDPGGRPRVRLVGHPHGRLNLMPVEHAAEVMVRLAGRTPSGGVDTYHVVHDRDVPVLTIATLLERLVELSIDLVTTEPDDPSALEALVDFYPGLTAYLTHRRRFDDTRVRALFGSSAASDRVDLDYLWSGLVPRDRVPTGPSPTAAFPSARYA
- a CDS encoding PfaD family polyunsaturated fatty acid/polyketide biosynthesis protein, with the translated sequence MSVLSAPVAPVASPPVFSPEEIAARARQIREPVHIVSGPSGRELGLAAGPVPDGRVLGTLPPLYPEWLGGRTFCEAHGVRFPYVAGEMANGIATTRMVSAMARAEMLGFFGAGGLAYADVERAVHALAGELRSRSNWGVNLIHSPAEPALEFRVAELLLRCGVPRISASAFMELTPAVVLCSARGLRRGADGGIVRRTRMLAKVSRPEVAERFLSPAPAALLDRLVVQGKLTPQEAGLAALVPVAEDITVEADSGGHTDNRPLSALLPRIALLRDALCRRFGYRRPVRIGAAGGLGTPAAVAAAFALGASYVVVGSVNQTATEAGLSEEAKSMLCEADVADVAMAPAADMFELGVTLQVLSRGTMFAQRAARLHAAYRAHGSLEEIPPAVRAAIERDVLRASFDEVWQHTRAFWERRDPSEITRAEADPKHRMALVFRWYLGSSSRWAITGEAARRTDYQIWCGPATGAFNRWVAGTFLAEPANRSVVQIALNLLEGAAVLTRAHQLRTYGVPLTSEAFTYTPRGLA
- a CDS encoding SDR family NAD(P)-dependent oxidoreductase translates to MSARPRGQVPIAVVGVGALVPGATDAAGYWRILTGGRDLITEVPASRWLVADHYDPDPAAPDKTYARRGAFLPEVDFDPLAYGVPPANLSATDTSQLLALMVADQVLTDAGGLSGMDRDRVGVVLGTASLELLPHMYGRAHRPVWLKALRESGLAEAEAQAVCNRISAHFSPWQESTFPGLLGNVVAGRIANRFDLHGTNHTTDAACASSLAALSTAVGELTLGRTDLVISGGVDTGNDIGMFLCFSKTPALSRTGDCRPFSDAADGTMLGEAVVMYALKRLSDAERDGDRIHAVIRGIGTSSDGRSTAIYAPLPEGQARALRRAYEEAGYGPQTVELVEAHGTGTKAGDTAELTALREVFQASGRADGQWCAIGSVKSQIGHTKCAAGAAGLLKAVMALHHKVLPPTIKVDRPMPAAAAPGGPFYVNTEARPWVRSAGHPRRASVSSFGFGGSNFHVTLEEYVPSGTLARVPPRHRSAPSELVLFSGASPSDLVPPESYGDRSLAALARESHSAFSPTDPVRLAVVATDTEDLREKYAQALTLIRQRPGTAFSTPNGVRYAFGDPVPGRLAFLFPGQGSQYVGMGAGLAMLSPAAQAVWDRLGGTRFDGRPLHRLVFPPPAFADEERAAQAARLAATEWAQPALAVHSLALLAVLRGLGLQPDCVAGHSFGELVALHCAGALDADALVGLARRRGELMRDAAGVPGAMLAVAADREHVMAVLAGDEFGDIWPANLNSPLQVVLSGTEEAVARAEKAFAVEGVGTRRLTTSTAFHSPLVAPAGEPLAAFLRTVPLMKPRIEVYGNADAEPYPSSPDGVRRRIADHLASPVLFQDQIEAMYAAGVRTFVEVGAGTVLTGLVGQILGDREHAAVPLDRADRSGAGTLHTALGELAVRGIPVDFDPLWAPYASPGTSVKERKPRMTVQISGANYGQLYPPRTEAAEPQPAVPAPERRPERHPHPAPSSDILAVPMSAYAPAPARTPEPSVYGTAPAQEPEPAYGAEPPHGPAPVHDPVSAYGAEPDAALGPEWYAAVESVQRQTAQAHAACQRMLTDSHMAFLRMTETTLAAMLGAQGVGAVPDAPAPPAPLPLPRPSAPRLASAPATPLPTAVGVPGTVPACVPAGPAFVPAGPGEVPSPAPVAAEERAPAAVPVDSSAPAADAAPLSAPELEELLLSVVARLTGYPTEMLNVDMELEADLGVDSIKRVEILSAVRQRVGDVATGDIGQLGRLRTLREIVEALTAAGRTPGAPAPDSPAVTGPRAVPKIPAMRTGSGSGQETALTRLVQRAVESPASGLATAGLLDGPLVVAGGGADGDAITALVARKLAEHGVGATAVAEVPEDARGVVHLGGLTGGSTPDDAREVHRSVFRAARAVAAQAAERGGLFVTVQDTGGDFGLDGHAPDRAWLGGVAGLTRTVAKEWPGVSVKAVDCERGGRSDEEVAEAIVRELLEGGPDPEAGLRADGTRTTLRTVPAPVMPGSTRRITSESVIVATGGARGVTSAALLDLARTHRPRIVLLGRTAPAPEPAGLASAADEPALTRLLAERSTEGAENSSPARIAARAREILAAREVRATLAALEAAGSPVRYVQVDVRDGDAVAAALRDVRDAWGPVTGIVHGAGVLADKRITDKTDEQVEQVMSTKVDGLRALLAATADDPLDVICLFSSVAAVFGNAGQSDYAMANEILSQVASAEQARRPGCLVRCVAWGPWRGGMVTPALAGHFGRSGVPLIPLEQGAAAFTAELDGTAGEARVVLVAGDDPAALSPVGDPCPAQLLVRADSLPQLADHALTGVPVLPVAMVLNWFAGAATAWLPHAGPLVLRDLRVYQKCTLPELAGTGHRLTVHGSRGAAGSSTGLEAELRGESGVTHFRAVLDTGTEEPDPAAWGSPDGLKPLDRTELYDGENLFHGPRFHSVRSLHGVSEHGAEAIVAGVRALEWSGERWPLDPAAMDGALQLALLWAQEVLDAATLPMAVAECRVYRRGPVDDAVRCVLRARKVHSTGARCDVALIDADGAVRLELLGVELVRRPS